A portion of the Syntrophorhabdaceae bacterium genome contains these proteins:
- a CDS encoding Fe-S-containing hydro-lyase, with amino-acid sequence MEIKRIQTPLDESTIEKLKAGEKVFLNGFIFTARDSAHKRFFETLDKGEELPFDMRNQIIYYCGPSPAPPGRVIGSCGPTTSSRMDAYAPRLISLGLKGMIGKGKRSQAVKDSLKQYKAIYFGATGGAGALLSKSVVSSEIIAYEELGPEAVRKLGVKDLPLFVINDIYGNDLYEAGMQQYRR; translated from the coding sequence ATGGAGATAAAAAGGATTCAGACACCGCTCGACGAGAGCACCATAGAGAAACTGAAGGCCGGAGAAAAGGTCTTCCTGAACGGTTTCATTTTTACCGCCAGAGATTCAGCGCATAAAAGGTTTTTTGAAACGCTCGACAAGGGTGAGGAGCTGCCCTTTGATATGCGCAACCAGATAATCTACTATTGTGGACCTTCTCCTGCGCCTCCAGGAAGGGTTATCGGGTCCTGTGGACCGACGACAAGCTCGAGGATGGACGCGTATGCCCCGCGATTGATCTCACTCGGGCTGAAAGGCATGATCGGCAAAGGGAAACGTTCGCAGGCTGTGAAAGATTCATTAAAGCAGTATAAAGCGATCTATTTTGGAGCAACCGGCGGGGCTGGAGCCCTGCTTTCAAAGAGCGTGGTATCTTCAGAGATCATAGCTTATGAAGAACTTGGACCTGAGGCAGTAAGAAAACTGGGCGTAAAAGACCTGCCTCTTTTTGTGATTAACGATATATACGGAAACGATCTCTATGAAGCGGGCATGCAGCAGTATCGAAGATAG